ACGCAAGCGCTCCGCCGCGCGGGCCACGATACCGTTGGCATCGTCCAGGGCCTGCTGGATGAGGCCTTGCTCCAGGCCGCCCAAGTAGTCCTTGAGGTCCAGGCCTTCCGGCGGCAACAAGGCATTGCTGGTGAAATCCGGCGTATGGCCGTTGATCGCCACGCGCTCTTCCAGGTCGCTGCGCAGGCTGTCGACCATTTGCTCGTCTTCATCATCGACGTAGCGGAATTTCTTCGGCAGCTCAGCGACGCCGATCACACCGTAGGGGTGCATGATCGCCATGCGCTCCACCAGGTTCGCCAGCTCGCGGACGTTGCCCGGCCAGCCATGGCGACAGAGGGACATGATCGCCGCCGAGTTGAAGCGGATCGAACCGCGCTTCTCATGCTCCATGCGCGAGATCAATTCGTTCATCAGCAGCGGGATGTCTTCGACCCGCTCACGCAGCGGCGCCATTTCGATCGGGAACACGTTGAGGCGGTAATAGAGGTCTTCGCGGAAACTGCCGACCTCGATCATGCTCTCGAGATTCTTGTGGGTCGCGGCGATGATCCGCACGTCGACGCTCTGGGTCTTGTTGCTGCCCACGCGCTCGAACGTGCGCTCTTGCAGCACGCGCAACAGCTTGACCTGCATCGGCAGCGGCATGTCGCCGATCTCATCGAGGAACAGCGTGCCACCGTTGGCCAATTCGAAACGCCCGGCGCGGCTGGTGATCGCACCAGTAAACGCGCCCTTCTCGTGGCCGAACAATTCGCTTTCCAGCAACTCGGCCGGGATCGCACCGCAGTTGACCGGCACGAACGGCGCCTCGCGACGCTTGGAATGGTAATGCAGGTTGCGCGCGACCACTTCCTTGCCGGTGCCGGACTCGCCCAGGATCAGCACGCTGGCGTCGGTGTCGGCCACCTGCTGCATCATCTGGCGCACATGCTGGATCGCACGGCTGGTGCCGACAAGGCTGCGGAAAAGATTGGGTTCACGGTGCCGACCGCGCTCGCGGGCCTGGTCGTACATCTCGCGATAAACCTGGGCACGGTGCAGCGAATCGAGCAATTTGCTGTAGCTCGGCGGCATTTCCAAGGTGGAAAGCACCCGGCGGCGCTGGTCCTCAGGCAAGTCAAGGGAAGAATTTTCGCCCATTAACAAAACTGGAAGGAACTCATCCCAGGTTGAGAGTGTCTTTAGCAAGCCCAAAAGCGATGCGGGAGCATTTACGGTCCCGATAAGGACACAAATGACTTCACGGCTGGAGGACAAAGAGCCGACGGCCTGCTGCCAGTCATGGCTGCCGCAGGGCAAATTTTCTTCGCCAAGAAAATTAAGGATCACCGCCAGGTCACGGCGGCGGACGCTATCGTCATCGATCAGGAGAATTTTGGTTTCACGCCACATGCAATAGCAACTTCCCTAGTCAACTCAGTGCCCGAATTTGGGGGCAAGCTAGACGCTTGCAGACTTGTCATGCCTGTAGACGCCTGAAATCTGTAAACAGCCACTAGTTAAGTCAAAAAATCGTGCACAGTCAAATTTATGGCGCACTTTGTTCGGATTAAATGAAAATTAAATCATCCGAACAAGTGATAAACCTTCGCCGCGTTCTGTGCCTGATGAATCTGCGACATTTCATCGACGATCGCCTGACGCTCTCCCGTCGCCGCCTCCAGCAACTGCCGGTACACCCCCAGCAACTCCTCCAGGTTGTTACGCAACGCTGCCTCGTCCACCCCGGACTCGCTCATGACGTCTTCCATGCAGGAACGGCACGCCAGGTCCAATTGACCGATGGCCTCCCAGTTCCGCTCAGCCAGGGCATCAACCAGGGCCTCGCGGGTTTGTTCGATTCGCTGCAAGACAAGACTCATGAGCATATTCCTCAGAATTGCGGGCCAGCTGGCGCGATGCCGTCCCAGCCTTCCTTGACCGTGCGCAGCAGATCAGCGACTTCGTCGAGGATCTTCGGGTCGGTCTTGGCGTTGGCTTCGGCCAGGCGTTTCATCATGTAGGTGTAGAGCGCATCCAACTCGGCTACCGACTCGGCCTGATTCTCCAGGTCCAGGCCTTCACGCAGGCCACCCACGATACCGATGGCCTTGCTGATCAGTACGCCTTTGTTGGCGATGTCCTTGCGTTCCATAGCGCCCTTGGCCTGGGCGATACGGTCCAATCCACCTTCCATGAGCATCTGCACCAGACGATGGGGACTTGCTTCGGAGGTTTGCGCCTGGGCGCCAATCTTCTGGTATTGGCGAAGGGCTAACATCGGATTCATGTTTTACCTCATCAAAAACTTCGGTTCGTATAAACAGCGTATCGACGCTGCGTCAAAAAACTTTAGACCGAAAAAGCCGAAAGCCCGGAGCGTCGCAAGACGTCGCCGGGCTTTTTTGCATCAGTCAGAATCAGCTGTTTTTCTGCTGGGCCGTCATCGCTTCGAACATGGAAGTGATATTGCTGGCGGTAGCTTTCAGCTTGCCAACCAAAGTGTCCATGTCGTTGTACTTTTTGGTCAGTACGGCGGTGAGGGTTTCGATTCGGCGATCAAGAGCCTGCTGATCTTCGAACAGCTTCGTCTTGATGAGGTCGAGGTTCTTCGTCCTCGCGGTCAAGATGCTATCGACTACAGTCTTCCCGTCAGGTCCCGTCTTGTTTTCCGTGTAGGGCTTGAGTGCATTCTGCATGCGCTCGATCAAACCATTCTCGCCAGTGAACAGAGTCTGAACCTCTCCACCCAACTGTTTGGTGTTCAGCGCTTCCGTAAACTTCGCACTGTTGAAGTCCAGGGCACCGGTCGTCTGGTTGGTCGTGATGCCCAACTGTGACAACACGGTCAACTTATCGCCCGCCCCGGTTTCGGACAAAGGCGCACGAATGGCCGCCAACAGAGAGCGCGGCAGCGAGTCACCCGTCAGTGCTGCAGGAACCGAATTACCGTTAGCATCCGTTGAAGGCTTGGTCAACGAGGTGACTGCCTTGGCAATGGCGTTATAAGCATCGACAAATTTCTGGATCGAAGCTTTCAGGCCGTCGGCGTTGGTGGCCACCGTGACGGTCGTCGGACCGGAGCCGGCGACGAGCAATGTCATGTTCAAGCCTGAAATAACGTTATCCAGCTTGTTGGTCGGGCTGGTCATAGCCAGCCCGTCGACAGTGAACTTCGCGTCCTGAGCGAGGCCGATCGAGCCCGAAGAGGTTGCACTGGGCGCCCCCATCAACGTAGATCCGTCGGCAGCAAGACTGGCAATACCGCTGAGCGAAATATCGCTGCCGGCACCGGTCTTTGTCGAGCCCACTACCAGACGGGAACCAAAGTTGTCGGTGACGATGTTGGCGGTCAGGCCGCTGGAGGAATACTTGCTGTTTATCGCATCCCGAACCGACTGCAGCGTCCCGTCCGCCGGAACATCAATCGTGTAATCCTTGCCACTCTGGCTGATCGTCAGCGTGCCCGCCCCTACGACACTGGAAGCGCCACCCGCGAACGCGGCGGTAGCGACTTTTGATGACGTCGCCAATTGAGTGACGTTTACCGCGTAAGTGCCGCTTACCGCCGAGTTGCCGGCCGTCACCGTCAAGGCAGTGTTATTGGCCGAAGTGGCAGCAACCCCGGTGAATTGTGGCGTGGTCGTGCTGCCCAGGCTTTCAAGCGCGGACTGAAAGGTAGCCAGCAACGATTTCAGGGTACCAATACCCGAAATATTGGCTGTGTTGGTCTTGGTGGCGCGGTCGATCTGACCTTGCTTGGCCGCTTTGTCAGAATCAACCAGTGCCTTGACTATAGCAGTGGTGTCAAGGCCAGAGCCTAAACCCAAGCCAGGTAGAATTGGACTTGCCATGTGGGACTCCCTTCAGTGTGTCGCCGGCCTTTTGACCTTTACAACGTCCAAAAGAACATAACAACAGAATTCGTGCCGGTTGTCAGGCTTCTGCGCTGAACAACAAGCTGTTTGCATCATTCAAACTGTTAGCCAGCTTCAGAACTTCTTCGTTCGGGATCTGGCGAATCACTTCACCGGAACCACTGGCGATCACTTTGACCACTACTTTGCCTGAAGGCTCATCGATAGAGAACTCCAGGTTACGCTTGACCGATTGGACGAACTTCTCGATTTCCTGAACCGCTTTCTTCAGTTTGTCCTGCTCGGAAGCAGCATCCTTAGGGGTTTCCTTGACCGGAGCTACCACAGCAACCTCGGCCCGAGGCTTCTCCACGGGCTTATCGGCCACACTGGGCGCCGGTTTCGCCGCCGGATAAGACAAGTTCAGCTTCACGCTCATATCCATGTCCATCACCTCTTGAACGGAAAAAGCGAGAGAGTACGCAAGCGCACCCCCCCGCTAAAACTCATCCGACTATTACTGAAGCAGCTTCAGTACAGCGGATGGCAACTGGTTGGCCTGGGCCAGAACCGAAGTGGAAGCCTGTTGCAGAGTCTGCTGCTTGGTCAGCTGGGCAGTTTCAGCAGCGAAGTCGGTGTCTTGTACGCGACCCAGTGCAGCAGCGGCGTTTTCGTTCACGTTCTGCAGGTTGGAGATGGTGCTGGTCAGACGGTTTTGTGCAGCACCGAGGTCAGCACGGCTGGAGTTGATGGTCGCCAGGGCAGCATCGATTGCGATGATCGCATCACTGGAGTTGGTTTCAGACATGGCGCTGTCAGTAGCGCTCAGGCTGAGAGTAGCCGAGTCCACGCTCAAGGTTACTGCGTCGAAGCCGCTGTCCAGGGTCAGAGTGATCTGGTTGTCAGCACCGGTGTTGGAACCGACCTGGAAGGTCATGGTGCCAGCGGTACCGTCAATCAGGTTCTTGCCGTTCAGGTTGGTCGAGTTGGCGATACGGGTCAATTCATCCGACATCTGGGCAAATTCTTTGTCCAGAGCTGCACGGTCTGCTGTACCGTTGGAGTCGTTTCGCGACTGAACTGCCAGTTCACGCATACGCTGCAGAATGTTGGTGGATTCCTGCAGAGCGCCTTCAGCGGTCTGAGCGATGGAGATACCATCGTTGGCGTTCTTGATCGCAACAGTCTGACCGCGGATTTGCGAAGTCATACGAGTGGAGATCTGCAGGCCGGCGGCGTCGTCTTTGGCGCTGTTGATTTTCAGGCCGGACGACAGGCGGGTCATCGAAGTGGACAGAGCATCGGAAGCCTTGTTCAGGTTCTTCTGAACGTTCAACGATGTGACGTTAGTGTTTACTGTTAAAGCCATGACGAATTCCTCGTTGGTTGGGTACTGCGGCTTCCGGCCCTGGCAACCGCCGGGTGTGGCCTAGAGAACCTTCGTAATAGTTATCGTCGTAATCGGAACTTGCTTTAGCAGATTTTTCAAAAATTTTGCCATCAGGGTGCCACCCCTCGTAAATCAAGGACTTGGCTGCGATTAAAGGTTGAAAAAATGGCGTCAGGGAAACGCCACTGACGTCGCTGGAAGCGCATGACAGCGGTGAAGCTGAGAAAAGAAGCTAGATGGGCTGACCAGCGGATAGCAGTTGGACCCATTCGTACTCGAGATAATCAGCAAGCGAAATCCAGTTCTGCGCCTCTTGATCATCAAGCATCAGGGCAAGCAGCTCGCTCCACGACGAAGAGACCTCGCCTGGCATCCGTTCGACCAAGGGCTGCGCAGACTCGATCAGCGTGACCATCGCCAACCCCGCCTCAACGTCCCGCCCAAGGCGAAACAAGCGTGCGCACTCACGGGCGTCATCGATTACCTTTTCAAACTCGGTCATTGCACATACTCCGGGTGGAAATCCGTGCCGACAATCATCGCCCCGTCCCGACTGCTGTTAAAGAAACGCACCTGGGGGTGGCCGGCGATAAAACGCTCCAGTTCGCAAAGATAGCTGCGGAAGTTGAGCTGGGTCTTGACTCGCCGACTATACCCGTCAAGCACCCAATGCCTGGACGCCCCCAGTTGCGGGCCCAGGTCACCGTCGCCCCAACCTGCATGAGTCTTGTCATGGGGAAAGGCAAAATCGGCACCGAAAAGCGTGACCTGCGCAGCGCCCATCTTCACCGCCAGGTCAACCGCCGGATGAATCACGCTGCCGCCAACATGGAGTTCGGCCCGGCGCAGTTGCTCGCGCATCTCCCGATAGACAGGACTTGATGAATATCCAGCATAGCGCGCGCCCCGCCATACTCGGATCACCGAAGGATCGGCCATTGGCAGATAGACCAGCGCAATGTTGTCGGTGCTTTCAGGCGGAAGATGACGCACCGAGATGCGCTGGTCGATGCTGACCACGATATCCGGGGCAATGCCATGGTCGATCAACGGTCGGTAGGCCGTATCGACACAAATCAACAAGGGTCGCTCGGCTTGCTTGCTCAGGTGATGCAATTTCTCGAAGTGCCGCTCAAGACTGGGACCGGTGGCAATGACAAACGCCTCGCCCCCCTTCAAGGTGCCGAACAACTCGGCAACGTCACAATCTTCCTGCACAAGGCTGAACGTCGATTGCAGACGTTCGACAATCTCAGGGGACTGGGGATCGAACGCTTGGTTGGTGAAGTCCAGATGAATCTCACTGATCAATCGGTCACGAATCTTGGCGTTGTAATCATCGGCCAGCACCAACTCGGCGGGGAGTGCGAAAAATGGCAATTGGATTTCCGCCAGATCACCGGCGTAGAGCAATACCACCCTCGGATCGGCAAGCCAGGGCGATTGATCCAGCAGCTGCAGGACCAAGGCGAACACCGCACCGTTGAGGATATGCACAGACAACCGTTCAAGCCCGGTCCGCTCCAGCAAGTGACTCTGCAGATCGCCCAGCCCGGTGCCATAGACATGCACAACGGTTGCGTCCTGCGGCAAACTGGCTGCTTGCAGGCCGGCCTCGGCGAGGCGGTCATGGCGACTGGTCAACTGAATGCTGTTGATGCTCAGGGTCGATCCAAGCCCCTCGACCAGATCGGCCTGCAACCCACCCACGTCCTCCAGCAGCAGACGCTCGGCGAGGGCCGGCCAACGCTGCTGGATCACCTGGAGGTTGCGCTCAAAGTACTCGCTCATGGCGTCTCGCTTTTGCATCAGGCAAAAAAATAGCGTTCAAGGTTACACCTTGGACGCTATTTTTTGTGCCCGGGTTTTATCGGCTCACGGGCGATAGATGATCGCCGAGCCCCAGGACAGACCTACGCCGAAACCACTCAATGCCACGCGCTTCCAGTCGGAATCGAGCACGTGTTTCTCCAGCAGCAGCGGAATGCTCGACGACACGGTGTTGCCAGTCTCGACCATGTCCTTGATGAACTTCTCCGGCTCGCCTTCGAAACGCCGCGCCACGGCATCAACGATTGCGGCGCTGCCCTGGTGAATGCAGAACGCATCGATGTCACTGGGTTGCAGATCGGAATCGGCCAACAGCTCATGCAAATGAGCCGGAACCTTGAGCAACGCGAAGTTGAACACCTGGCGCCCGTTCATGAAGAACACGCCGTCGCTGACCTTCAGGTGCGGCGCACCAGAACCGTCAGTGCCGAACTTGGCCTTGCCCAGTTGCCACGGCGCATCCTCGCCCATCCACGTGGCCGTGGCGGCGTCGCCGAAAAGCATCGTGGTGTTGCGGTCTTCCGGATCGACGATTTTCGAATACGGATCGGCGGTCACCAACAAGCCGTTCTTCAGGCCTGCGGCCTCCATGAAGCCCTTGATAGCGTAGATGCCATAGACATAACCCGAGCATCCCAGGGAGATATCGAACGCCGCCACGCTAGTGGGCAGACCGAGCTTGTCCTGGACGATGGCCGCGGTGTGAGGCAAACCTTCCTCGTCGCCGTTCTGGGTGACGACGATCAGCACATCAATGGATTCGCGCTTCAGATCAGGATTATTGGCAAACAGCGCATTGGCCGCTTCGACGCACAGATCCGAGGTTTCCTGCCCGTCATCCTTGCGTGGCAAGAAGGCGGAACCGATCTTGCCAAGGATGAATTCTTCATCCTTTTCAAATTTTGCACCTTGTGCGTAATTGTCCACGCCGGCTACAGGAACGTAGCTCGCAATGCTTTTTATGCCAATCATTACGGCTTCCCAATCAAAAACAGCCCAATACCACCGCTCGCAAGGAATCGAGGGGCGCCGACAATCGGGAAGTGTAAAGGGCTATCACTGGTCCTGATAAGGGCCAGGCGCCATCTTCCCGGTCAATACAATACAGTGAAGATGCGCGTTATGACTCGCAGGTCACGCTAAATTGCCGAATAAGCCCTTTTTTGCGAGGGCTTATTCGACAATGGAGGGAGGCATCGGGCTATGCCAGCAACCGTGCCCAATCAACAGCCGTGGCGGTGCCCAGCGCAAAGCCGGTGCCGGTCAAGGCCAGGTTCGGGTTACGGGCCGCGTCATGGTCGAAGCGTGCTTGCCACTTGTCGCGCAAGGCATCGACCGCCTTCGGCGCATCGGGGAACGTACCAGCGTGGAGCATCTGCGCCTGGGGTGTCCAGACTGTGAGATAGCCTGCATCGGCGACTTTCAAGCAAAGGTCGACATCGGCAAACGCCTCGGCGAAATGCTCTTCATCCAGGCCGCCCACGGCTTCGAACAAGTCTTTGCGGATCATCAGGCACACGCCTGACACCGCCGAGTAGTTCTGTTCCGCCTGATGGCCGTTGAGATAACCCTTGGCGTCCTTGCGTTCGCCAACAAACACCGAGGCCACCTCGCCATCGGGCTTGAGCACCAGGCCAGCCTGGGTGGTAATGCCGCGAATGTCCATCTGCTTGCTGCCGACGATCCCCACCTCCGGACGCTGGGCCTGGTTGAGCAGGCTGTCGAGCCAGTTGGCGTTGATCACTTGAGCCTCGGCCGACAACAGCACCAAGTATTCACCCTTGGCCTGGGCGCTCGCCCAGTTATACAACGCCGATTCACTCAAGCGCTGATCGCTGCGCAGGATACGAATCCGGTCGCCCTTGCCTTCCAGGCTGTCGAGCCACTGGGCTATTGCTTCGGACTGGCTATGGTTATCGGCGATCAGAATTTCATGGCGATGATAACGGGTGCGCTGCAGCACGCTGACCAACGCCTGCTGGATCTGCTCGAAGTTGTCCCGACTTTCGAGAATGATCGATACCAACGGCCGCTCGGCATGCTGGTAATCGACTTGATAGGTCAACGGTTGCGCCGAAGTGACCTGGGCACGATAACCCCGGGCCGCCAGGTGGCGTGTCAGTACTTGACGCTCCTGGGCATTCTCCTCTTCCGCCGCAGCGTTGCAGATCAGCAACGGCTCGGACAGATGCGCCAGGCCGGCAAGCCCCGCGTCCTCGATCAGACGCAACAGCACGTCCAGTTCCAGGGCCTGGGTGTATTCAGGCGTGAATCCGCGCGCCTGTACCAGCACCTCACGACGAATCAACCAATGCCGCGCCATCAGCGAAGGCACCGATTGCAGGAAGTCGAGATTGACGCCAGGGCGGAACACATCGACCAGGCTGCCATCGGCCTTGCGCTGGATTTCATCCATGGCCACGGCGCGCACGCCGTCGGCACCGATCAGTTCAAGACTGGCGCGCAGCAGACCGTTTTGAGTGAACTGGTCACCGGCCTCGGCTAGCACCATCCAGTCGACGGAGGACTGCCCGATGATCTGGTTGATGCGCTCGACATAGTTGGTGACGCTGACTTTTACGAAATGCACCGTGTCGCGCACGGTAGTGGTCGCCGGCAGGTCGCCGGTGGTGAAGACCACCACGTTGAACGCCTTGCAGTGGCCGTTGACCAGGCTGTCGAAGGTCGCCTGCAGCTTGAACATGTCAGCGTCCAGGTCCAGCAATAGGATGCCGAACTTCGGCCCACCCTGATGCTCGGCCAGGTGGGCGGCGATGGACTCGAGCTGCTGCGCATCCGGATTACGCACCTCAAGCCAATTCACCAAACGACCGGAGTGCATATTTTCCAGCAAGCGGCGATCCTGCTGACCTGGCACCGAGTCCAGACGCTCAGCCCAGGCCTGCAGTTTCACTGCCTCATCAGGCTCATCGCTGTTTTTCAACGACTCGGCCAGGCGCTTGACCACAGTGCGGTTGAACGCATACAGCCCTTGGGCTTCCCATAGACGGCTGCGTAGGGTGCGTTCGTTATCGTTGGGTTGAACACGCATCAATTCATGCTGACGCAACAGGATACCTTCCAACTGTTGAAGCTGAAGGCGACCGGCTGGCATGGCATGCAGCAGGAATTCAAACTGGGTCAGCAGATCGAACACCTTCTGATTATAAAATGGCATTTCGACAAACTGCTGCGGGCCGAACGAACGTATCGGCTCGCCCCCTGCTTCCAGCCATGCCGAACGGATGATCTGCGTTCCCTTGAGCGAACGCCCTTGCTGCAAGCAATCGGCCATGGCCGCAAAACTGTCCAAAGCGATCTGCTTGATGCGCTCTGGAGCCTGCTCGCTGAGCTGGGTTGGCACGGATGCCAGGAACTCGGCGAACTGCTCACGTTCGGCGACGCTTTTGGCGTCTTTGTAGCTCAGCACCGTCAGCACGTTGGTGTTGTGTTCGGAACCGCCGTAGTTGAGTTCGCGCACAGCGAACGGAATCGGCAGGATCCGTGCCTTGGCGCAAGCCAGCAGGTAAAAGGTATGGCCGATTTCCTGCCACTCGAAACTGGTGCCTGGCGGCAGCATGCCGTACCACTGTTGCAACAGGTCAGTGCGGGTCACGGCGTAGAACGGCGGCAGGAACTGATCCATGAAACGGATCACACGGTCCTCGGCCAGTTCGCTGTCATAGTCCTCGTGCACCTTGCGGTCACGGCGGAAATAGCAGACTTCCGTCGCGCAGGACAAATACATGATGCCGTAGCCGTGGCAAAGGCCGTAGTCGGGGTTGGCTTCGAGAAACTCCACCGACTCGGTCAAGGCATCATGCAAAAGGAAATCGTCATCGGCGGCGAACACCATATAAGGCGTTTTGACCTGGTTGACACCATAGGTCAATTTTTCCTGCAGCCCTTTGTAGGTGAACTGAGGCAAGTGGCGGTAATCGACCGATGGAAAATCCTCGGCGATCTGATCATCCCGCTCCACTGACGAATCCAACACCAGCACCGAGCACGGGTAGCTGCTGTAGTAATGCAATGTGCGGCGCAGGAATGCGCTGCGGTTGTGGGAGATGACCACCACGGTGAACCGCTCGCTCAGCGGTGCCACGTTGTTTTGAAGCGTATTTCGAACCTGCATATTTCCTAGTCCCCACAACCTGCCAGACGCTAATGACTTGAAACGGATGGATCAACGAACTCGACGCAGATAACCATCCGGAGCAACGGTGATCAGCAGCTTGTTCTGCAATTGCTGGTCGATTTCGAAGCTGTTGTTTTCTTCGAGGTATTTCCACACCGCGGTTTTCGGGTTGTCGCCCGGGCCCCAAGGGCGATCCGGGAAGAAGTCCGCCGGCATGTCTTCCACCACCGTGTCCATCACCACGCAATAGCTGCCCACCGAAACCAGCGGCGCGTACAGACGCAGCTCTTCGAGCACGTGGTCATGGGTGTGGTTGGAATCGAGTACCAGGATGACTTTCTTGCCTTTGGCTGCTGCATGCACCTGCTCGGCAATGGCCGGATCGATGCTCGAACCTTCGATCATCGAGATGCGCTTGCTCATCGGATGGCTCTCGATGGCTTCGCGATTGTGCGGGCGGATATCCAGGTCGATGCCCAGTACTTCACCGTGGCCTTGCAACTCCAACAGCGAAGCGTAATAGATGATCGAACCGCCGTGGGCGATACCGCATTCAATGATCAGGTCAGGCTTGATCTGCCAGATCAACTCCTGCATGGCCATCATGTCTTGCGGCAGTTGGATGATCGGCCGCCCCATCCACGAAAAATGGTAGCTGTACTTGTGGCGGGCCGACTCGTTGAAAAACTCCTTGGCCAGGCCGACGAGTTTCTGATCTTGGCCTTGCCCGGCGATTTCGGTCTGGCATTGGGCTTCGAAAGCTTTATGGATAGTGTTGTCGGTCATTTTTCGAATCTCGCGGTTATTGGAACGAAGCGCTGTCAACGGCGTGGTAGACGTAGCGCCCACCGGTCATCCGCTTGATCTCTTCGAGGTAATTGGAATTCATTACGAACAGGTTGGCGCCTTCGGGCAAGGTCTCCATCGCCTCTTCGGGCGAGGACACGCGCACGCCACTCAGAGGCAAGTAGCGCCCCTGCTTGGCGGGATTGATATCCACCACTCGATCAACTGCAACGCCCGCGCGTTGTAGCGCCAATGAATAGATCACACCTTTGGACGACGCGCCCCAGATTGCCGAACCTTGCTCGGGCGCGCCCAGGATAATCTGCACGGCACGGTCAAGGCTGGCGGTGAAGTTCTCCGGCAGCATCAGCGACTGTGGTGCATCGGCTGGCGTGCTGCGCAAAGTGGAAAGATCCGCAACGATGTAAAGGTATTGGCCACCGAACAAATGCCCGACCTCGTGCACAGTCCCGAACATCGCGCGCAAGTCGGCGATGCGAAAGTAATTCACGTGCTCGTAGAACACGTCGAACCAGGCGTTGTGCTGAATAATCCAGTCGAAACACGGCACTTCGATATAAATCTGTCCGCCCTGGTTGGCGGCGGCGATTTCAGCCAAAAAACTGATCGGATTACTGATGTGCTCCAGGACATGGCGCAACACGATGGCGTCAGCCGCCAGCCCCAACTCGCTACTGAAGGGGGCCTTGATCACATCAGGGTTGTCCCCTTCATAGGAAGGATCGATCCCAGTGATGGCGTAGCCGAGGCCTCGCAGCATTTCGAGGAAAAAACCTTTGCCGCAGCCAACCTCAATCAGGCTTTTGTCCTTGAAATGTGGCGCCAGGATCGCCTCGACGTCATTCAGGTGCTGTTGGAACTGCACCGAATGGGCTTGCTCGTTTTGATAGTCGACGTCATAGCTGAGTTTGCTGGCGTCGAATGCCTGGTTGAAAATCAGACCGCTCTGACTATCCTGCACCAGCACGATATCAGCGCTGGCCGATGCCTGAGCCTGTCCGGCAGTGGCAAATGTACGGTTCTGCAGGATCGGCAGTCCACTTGCCCGATAAAGTTCATGCTGCATGCTCTTCTCTCCTGAGTTGCGAAATCCGCCGGGCATCGCCCCAAAACGCCATGGGCTCATGACCTGAGTACCCGTAGTGCCCCAGGTTCAAGGCGATGGCCGACTGACGCTCGCGCACTCGCTGTTCAACCAGTGTCCGTACCGAAACCGGATAGCCACTGCAACAGTTGATTACTCCATCGACATCGCGCCGCGAAATCAGCGAGGCCAGCTGAGAAGCGGCTTGTCCGATTTCCAGATAATCT
This genomic interval from Pseudomonas alvandae contains the following:
- a CDS encoding flagellin domain-containing protein, producing MALTVNTNVTSLNVQKNLNKASDALSTSMTRLSSGLKINSAKDDAAGLQISTRMTSQIRGQTVAIKNANDGISIAQTAEGALQESTNILQRMRELAVQSRNDSNGTADRAALDKEFAQMSDELTRIANSTNLNGKNLIDGTAGTMTFQVGSNTGADNQITLTLDSGFDAVTLSVDSATLSLSATDSAMSETNSSDAIIAIDAALATINSSRADLGAAQNRLTSTISNLQNVNENAAAALGRVQDTDFAAETAQLTKQQTLQQASTSVLAQANQLPSAVLKLLQ
- a CDS encoding sigma-54 dependent transcriptional regulator; protein product: MWRETKILLIDDDSVRRRDLAVILNFLGEENLPCGSHDWQQAVGSLSSSREVICVLIGTVNAPASLLGLLKTLSTWDEFLPVLLMGENSSLDLPEDQRRRVLSTLEMPPSYSKLLDSLHRAQVYREMYDQARERGRHREPNLFRSLVGTSRAIQHVRQMMQQVADTDASVLILGESGTGKEVVARNLHYHSKRREAPFVPVNCGAIPAELLESELFGHEKGAFTGAITSRAGRFELANGGTLFLDEIGDMPLPMQVKLLRVLQERTFERVGSNKTQSVDVRIIAATHKNLESMIEVGSFREDLYYRLNVFPIEMAPLRERVEDIPLLMNELISRMEHEKRGSIRFNSAAIMSLCRHGWPGNVRELANLVERMAIMHPYGVIGVAELPKKFRYVDDEDEQMVDSLRSDLEERVAINGHTPDFTSNALLPPEGLDLKDYLGGLEQGLIQQALDDANGIVARAAERLRIRRTTLVEKMRKYGMSRREGDEQADD
- a CDS encoding flagellar protein FlaG; amino-acid sequence: MDMSVKLNLSYPAAKPAPSVADKPVEKPRAEVAVVAPVKETPKDAASEQDKLKKAVQEIEKFVQSVKRNLEFSIDEPSGKVVVKVIASGSGEVIRQIPNEEVLKLANSLNDANSLLFSAEA
- the fliD gene encoding flagellar filament capping protein FliD yields the protein MASPILPGLGLGSGLDTTAIVKALVDSDKAAKQGQIDRATKTNTANISGIGTLKSLLATFQSALESLGSTTTPQFTGVAATSANNTALTVTAGNSAVSGTYAVNVTQLATSSKVATAAFAGGASSVVGAGTLTISQSGKDYTIDVPADGTLQSVRDAINSKYSSSGLTANIVTDNFGSRLVVGSTKTGAGSDISLSGIASLAADGSTLMGAPSATSSGSIGLAQDAKFTVDGLAMTSPTNKLDNVISGLNMTLLVAGSGPTTVTVATNADGLKASIQKFVDAYNAIAKAVTSLTKPSTDANGNSVPAALTGDSLPRSLLAAIRAPLSETGAGDKLTVLSQLGITTNQTTGALDFNSAKFTEALNTKQLGGEVQTLFTGENGLIERMQNALKPYTENKTGPDGKTVVDSILTARTKNLDLIKTKLFEDQQALDRRIETLTAVLTKKYNDMDTLVGKLKATASNITSMFEAMTAQQKNS
- the fliS gene encoding flagellar export chaperone FliS, producing MNPMLALRQYQKIGAQAQTSEASPHRLVQMLMEGGLDRIAQAKGAMERKDIANKGVLISKAIGIVGGLREGLDLENQAESVAELDALYTYMMKRLAEANAKTDPKILDEVADLLRTVKEGWDGIAPAGPQF
- a CDS encoding motility associated factor glycosyltransferase family protein, coding for MSEYFERNLQVIQQRWPALAERLLLEDVGGLQADLVEGLGSTLSINSIQLTSRHDRLAEAGLQAASLPQDATVVHVYGTGLGDLQSHLLERTGLERLSVHILNGAVFALVLQLLDQSPWLADPRVVLLYAGDLAEIQLPFFALPAELVLADDYNAKIRDRLISEIHLDFTNQAFDPQSPEIVERLQSTFSLVQEDCDVAELFGTLKGGEAFVIATGPSLERHFEKLHHLSKQAERPLLICVDTAYRPLIDHGIAPDIVVSIDQRISVRHLPPESTDNIALVYLPMADPSVIRVWRGARYAGYSSSPVYREMREQLRRAELHVGGSVIHPAVDLAVKMGAAQVTLFGADFAFPHDKTHAGWGDGDLGPQLGASRHWVLDGYSRRVKTQLNFRSYLCELERFIAGHPQVRFFNSSRDGAMIVGTDFHPEYVQ
- a CDS encoding ketoacyl-ACP synthase III, giving the protein MIGIKSIASYVPVAGVDNYAQGAKFEKDEEFILGKIGSAFLPRKDDGQETSDLCVEAANALFANNPDLKRESIDVLIVVTQNGDEEGLPHTAAIVQDKLGLPTSVAAFDISLGCSGYVYGIYAIKGFMEAAGLKNGLLVTADPYSKIVDPEDRNTTMLFGDAATATWMGEDAPWQLGKAKFGTDGSGAPHLKVSDGVFFMNGRQVFNFALLKVPAHLHELLADSDLQPSDIDAFCIHQGSAAIVDAVARRFEGEPEKFIKDMVETGNTVSSSIPLLLEKHVLDSDWKRVALSGFGVGLSWGSAIIYRP
- a CDS encoding flagellar protein FliT — its product is MSLVLQRIEQTREALVDALAERNWEAIGQLDLACRSCMEDVMSESGVDEAALRNNLEELLGVYRQLLEAATGERQAIVDEMSQIHQAQNAAKVYHLFG